Proteins from a genomic interval of Quercus robur chromosome 9, dhQueRobu3.1, whole genome shotgun sequence:
- the LOC126698517 gene encoding cleavage and polyadenylation specificity factor subunit 2-like isoform X1 → MCSVQREPTLILSLYRQLQLPHRLWLERPLRPHSPPTSLQAFEWNCSSIFCAACCSNALNNQPYRRGEKENEFGETIKKTLGAGGNVLLPVDKAGRELELILTLEQCWSDKSLNYPIFFLTYVASSTIDYVKSFLEWMSDSIAKSFEQNRENPFLLKHVRFCISKSELDNAPDGPKVVLASMASLEVGFSHDIFVEWATDAKNLFLFTERGQNSFYKDLRAQCYRRK, encoded by the exons ATGTGTAGTGTACAACGAGAACCCACTCTCATACTTAGTCTCTATCGACAGCTTCAACTTCCTCATCGACTGTGGCTGGAACGACCACTTCGACCCCACTCTCCTCCAACCTCTCTCCAA GCATTTGAATGGAACTGTTCTAGCATCTTTTGTGCGGCCTGCTGTTCTAATGCTCTGAACAATCAGCCTTATAGACGTGGTGAAAAGGAGAATGAATTTGGAG AAACCATAAAGAAAACTCTAGGTGCCGGTGGAAATGTATTACTACCTGTGGACAAAGCTGGGCGAGAATTGGAGCTTATTTTAACATTAGAACAG TGTTGGTCGGATAAAAGCTTGAACTATCCCATCTTCTTTCTTACATATGTCGCATCTAGCACGATTGATTATGTTAAGAGTTTCCTTGAGTGGATGAGTGATTCCATTGCAAAATCTTTTGAACAGAATCGTGAAAATCCCTTTCTTCTTAA ACATGTCAGATTTTGTATTAGCAAGAGTGAACTTGATAATGCTCCAGATGGTCCAAAG GTTGTTCTAGCATCCATGGCGAGTTTGGAAGTGGGTTTTTCACATGATATATTTGTCGAATGGGCAACAGATGCCAAGAATCTTTTCCTCTTCACTGAAAGAGGCCAG AATTCATTTTATAAAGATTTGAGAGCACAATGTTATCGAAGGAAATAG
- the LOC126698517 gene encoding cleavage and polyadenylation specificity factor subunit 2-like isoform X2, whose protein sequence is MCSVQREPTLILSLYRQLQLPHRLWLERPLRPHSPPTSLQAFEWNCSSIFCAACCSNALNNQPYRRGEKENEFGETIKKTLGAGGNVLLPVDKAGRELELILTLEQCWSDKSLNYPIFFLTYVASSTIDYVKSFLEWMSDSIAKSFEQNRENPFLLKHVRFCISKSELDNAPDGPKVVLASMASLEVGFSHDIFVEWATDAKNLFLFTERGQIGIDS, encoded by the exons ATGTGTAGTGTACAACGAGAACCCACTCTCATACTTAGTCTCTATCGACAGCTTCAACTTCCTCATCGACTGTGGCTGGAACGACCACTTCGACCCCACTCTCCTCCAACCTCTCTCCAA GCATTTGAATGGAACTGTTCTAGCATCTTTTGTGCGGCCTGCTGTTCTAATGCTCTGAACAATCAGCCTTATAGACGTGGTGAAAAGGAGAATGAATTTGGAG AAACCATAAAGAAAACTCTAGGTGCCGGTGGAAATGTATTACTACCTGTGGACAAAGCTGGGCGAGAATTGGAGCTTATTTTAACATTAGAACAG TGTTGGTCGGATAAAAGCTTGAACTATCCCATCTTCTTTCTTACATATGTCGCATCTAGCACGATTGATTATGTTAAGAGTTTCCTTGAGTGGATGAGTGATTCCATTGCAAAATCTTTTGAACAGAATCGTGAAAATCCCTTTCTTCTTAA ACATGTCAGATTTTGTATTAGCAAGAGTGAACTTGATAATGCTCCAGATGGTCCAAAG GTTGTTCTAGCATCCATGGCGAGTTTGGAAGTGGGTTTTTCACATGATATATTTGTCGAATGGGCAACAGATGCCAAGAATCTTTTCCTCTTCACTGAAAGAGGCCAG ATTGGAATAGATTCGTAG
- the LOC126698515 gene encoding signal peptide peptidase-like 1, with protein MESLWKLLYLLEPAPITLIVTAVAVTFGSAFRALNYEKEMERNRDLSEASITLDRSQALMIPVMSSCSLLLMFYLFSSVSQLLTAFTAIASVSSLFFCLSPHVAYLKSQFCLTDPYVSRCCSKSFTRIQALLLLACIGTVAAWLVSGHWILNNLLGISICIAFVSHVRLPNIKICAMLLVCLFVYDIFWVFFSERFFGANVMVSVATQQASNPVHTVANSLSLPGSQLITKKLELPVKIVFPRDLLGGAVSGGNGSDFMMLGLGDMAIPAMLLALVLSFDHRKIRDSVNLLDINSSKGHKYIWYALAGYAIGLVTALAAGVLTHSPQPALLYLVPSTLGPIVVISWLRKELMELWEGNILNPNEKAHQTEV; from the exons ATGGAGTCTTTGTGGAAGCTTTTATATTTGCTGGAGCCAGCACCCATTACACTCATTGTGACGGCAGTAGCTGTAACATTTGGATCTGCATTTCGGGCTCTAAATTACGAGAAAGAAATGGAGCGAAACCGTGACTTGTCTGAGGCATCCATTACATTAGATAGGTCCCAAGCACTAATGATCCCAGTAATGAGCTCTTGCAGTTTGCTGTTGATGTTCTACCTGTTCTCTTCTGTCTCACAACTCCTTACTGCATTTACAGCCATTGCCTCTGTTTCATCACTTTTCTTTTGTCTATCTCCACACGTTGCATATCTGAAGTCACAATTTTGTTTGACTGACCCATATGTGTCACGCTGCTGCTCAAAGTCGTTCACACGAATTCAAGCTTTATTATTGCTGGCGTGCATAGGTACTGTTGCAGCCTGGCTTGTTTCTGGCCATTGGATATTGAATAATTTATTGGGCATCTCCATATGTATTGCATTTGTGAGCCATGTGCGGCTTCCAAACATTAAAATATGTGCAATGCtccttgtttgtttgtttgtctatgACATATTCTGGGTGTTTTTCTCCGAGAGATTTTTTGGGGCAAATGTCATGGTTTCAGTGGCAACACAACAAGCATCAAATCCTGTTCATACAGTTGCTAATAGTTTGAGTCTACCTGGGTCGCAATTGATAACAAAAAAGCTGGAGTTGCCTGTGAAGATAGTTTTTCCTAGGGATTTGTTGGGTGGAGCAGTTTCTGGAGGAAATGGTTCAGACTTCATGATGCTTGGTCTAGGTGACATG GCTATTCCTGCCATGCTTTTAGCTTTAGTCCTCAGCTTTGATCATCGGAAGATCAGAGATTCAGTAAATCTCTTAGACATAAATTCTTCGAAGGGGCACAAATACATATGGTATGCCCTTGCTGGGTATGCCATTGGACTGGTAACTGCTTTAGCTGCTGGTGTTTTGACTCACTCACCTCAACCTGCACTTCTGTATctg GTACCTTCTACTCTAGGACCTATTGTTGTGATCTCTTGGCTAAGAAAGGAGCTAATGGAGCTATGGGAAGGAAACATACTGAACCCAAATGAAAAAGCTCACCAAACAGAAGTTTGA